CGCTCTGGATTTTTGGCGCTTTTCAGGCGCTGTCAAACCTTGGCTATGCCTATGCCGCCCTGCCAGGAAAGGGCCGCGTAGAGGTCTATGCCGCCTCGGTGATCGAAAGCTTTACAGGTGGCCTTGGGACTGCGGCTTTCTTGGCGTTTCTCATGAGTCTTTGTCGTAAAGAGATGAGCGCCAGCCAGTATGCGCTTCTAGCTATGCTTTTTAGCTTTAGCCGGGCAGTTTCTGGAGCGTTAAGCGGCTTTGGGGCAGAGCATTTTGGCTACGCGGCGTTTTTCTTTTATACGTTTTTGGCAGCGCTTCCTGCCTTTGTTTTAATTCCCTGGGTGTGCCGCTTAATACCGCAAGATAAATAGGTTTTCCCACTTGACACGGCATAAAGACAGGGCTAATTTTTGTTCTGCGTTCCCCGGTAGCTCAATCGGCAGAGCGGCGGGCTGTTAACCCGTAGGTTGCAGGTTCGAGTCCTGCCCGGGGAGCCATATTTTAGTCCATCACCGCAAGCGTTCTCAAGTTAAACACTTCCTCTTGGGTTTTATTACAGGAGTACTTTTTATCAGCTTTCTTCGGGATTCGTTCCTGTTTTTTTGTTTTGAAAAATTAGGAAGGTAATTAAGAAAGTGAAACTAAAAATTGAGGGAGAAGGGGCGGTTGGCCGCCCCTTTTTATTATTTGGAGAAGCGCTTTCTGGCTATGCCAGCAAGAAGAAGCCCTGCGCCAAGAAGCATTACCGTGGCAGGCTCAGGAACAGCAGACACCTTGAAATCAGCAATCCCTGTGCCATCAATTACGCCGTTTGCCCCGCCGGCCAAATTGTCAAGGGCAGTTAAGTCGCGATTGATAGTGGTATTAAGGTTGTCCGCTGTTAAAGTTAGAACGATCTCGTCAATGCTATCACCGGGGTTTACCAGGGTCCCATTATTAGTCAATTCCCAGGAAAATACGGCATTTTGAACGGTATAGTTCCCTACGGTATAGCTGTTGTTCATGTAGTTAATGGTAAACTCCGGAACATATACGTCTCCAAGGTTAAAACTTCCCTGAGCAGCAAGGGGGGCCTGCCAGGTTCCGATGTCAAAAGGACCAAGGTTTGAACCAGAAAGTTCATCGCCGGTAACATTGGGAATGAAATCAAGCATGAAATTGTCAATCTCCAAGCTCCATTCATATGTTCCGGCTGCGGGATCAGGAAGGCTAAGGCCGGTGATGTTCGAAATAGTAAGGGTTAAAGGACCGTTTGTTGGTACTGGTGGAGTTTGTGATGTGTCAGAGAACCCAGCCAGAGCAAAATCAAAAGTCGTGTTGTAGGTCCAGGTATAAGCCCTGGCCCCGGCCGCAACCAATAAAGACACCATCAAAATTAAAATTCCCAAACCAATTTTTTTCATAAACTACCCCTCCTTAAAAATTTTTGCCCCTTGTTAAAGCAAAACTCGGGCCAAAAAATTCAGGAGAAATAGGTTGGGAAAGGTATGATAAATAACTTTTCCTTAACTACAAAATATATTTAGGAAATATATATTTCCAAATAAGTTCCACATTAGAGGAAAAATTTTTCCTTTTTGTAGGTTTTAAGGCAGCCTAAAAAGGAAATTATTTTCAATTAGAGTAGGAAAAATATGTTGTGGTCGGGAGTACGGTTGAGTGATTTTTCGTTTTTTCTCAAAAATGAAATTTATTCGTGACAACCTGTAACAATTAGGTTAAATTATCTTCCACTTTGCCATTCGGCTTAGTAAAACTTAAAGCCAAAAGGCCTTGACAAGTTTTAAAGAGGCCGTTATAAAAGCACGGCCTGAAGGTTAAAGGCCTTGGGTAATTATTTGTCTTTGTGAGGTTTGAGAGATGCCAACGATCAATCAGTTGATCAGGCTTGGGCGTGAGAAAAGAAAGACAAAGTCAAAGTCGCCGGCGCTTCAGGCGTGTCCGCAGCGCCGTGGGGTTTGTACTCGTGTTTATACCACTACGCCTAAAAAGCCGAATTCAGCTTTGCGTAAAGTTGCCC
The window above is part of the Thermodesulfatator atlanticus DSM 21156 genome. Proteins encoded here:
- a CDS encoding PEP-CTERM sorting domain-containing protein, which codes for MKKIGLGILILMVSLLVAAGARAYTWTYNTTFDFALAGFSDTSQTPPVPTNGPLTLTISNITGLSLPDPAAGTYEWSLEIDNFMLDFIPNVTGDELSGSNLGPFDIGTWQAPLAAQGSFNLGDVYVPEFTINYMNNSYTVGNYTVQNAVFSWELTNNGTLVNPGDSIDEIVLTLTADNLNTTINRDLTALDNLAGGANGVIDGTGIADFKVSAVPEPATVMLLGAGLLLAGIARKRFSK